The following proteins are encoded in a genomic region of Enterocloster clostridioformis:
- the ybeY gene encoding rRNA maturation RNase YbeY, with protein sequence MTISIEYEADRVLDLPYREIIENTVLAALDYEGCPYEAEVNVILTDNDAIQEINREHRRIDAPTDVLSFPMVDYESPSDFDHVEEAVEDYFNPETGELMLGDIVISVDKVEEQAEKYGHSRTRELAFLTAHSMLHLFGYDHMEDGERLVMEEKQKEILETRGYTR encoded by the coding sequence ATGACCATTTCAATTGAATACGAAGCAGATAGAGTACTGGATTTGCCCTACCGGGAGATCATCGAGAACACCGTGCTGGCTGCCCTGGATTATGAGGGCTGTCCCTATGAGGCAGAGGTCAATGTTATTCTTACGGACAATGACGCCATACAGGAAATCAACCGGGAACACCGCCGGATTGACGCTCCTACGGACGTGCTGTCCTTTCCCATGGTGGATTATGAGTCGCCATCAGATTTTGACCATGTGGAGGAGGCTGTGGAGGATTACTTCAATCCTGAAACCGGAGAGCTGATGCTGGGGGATATTGTGATTTCTGTGGATAAGGTGGAGGAACAGGCTGAGAAGTACGGCCATTCCCGGACCAGGGAGCTGGCCTTCCTGACGGCCCATAGCATGCTCCATCTGTTTGGTTACGACCACATGGAGGACGGCGAACGGCTGGTGATGGAAGAAAAGCAGAAAGAGATACTGGAAACCAGGGGGTATACAAGATGA
- a CDS encoding PhoH family protein has translation MSVIETMIDIPAEHERNVCGQFDTYLKKIERTLHVTMIARDGEIKIIGPEKTIGQAKSVFNNLIELSKRGNTITEQNVDYALSLSFTENDGQILEIDKDIICRTISGKPVKPKTLGQKHYVDAIRKKMIVFGIGPAGTGKTYLAMAMAIQAFKNGEVGRIILTRPAIEAGEKLGFLPGDLQSKIDPYLRPLYDALYQIMGAESYLNNSEKGLIEVAPLAYMRGRTLDNAYIILDEAQNTTPAQMKMFLTRIGFGSKVIITGDQTQKDLPGGAVSGLDTALKVLKRIDDIGFCYLTSSDVVRHPLVQKIVQAYETYEQKNTPPAGRRRIRERN, from the coding sequence ATGAGTGTAATTGAGACAATGATTGACATTCCCGCAGAGCATGAGCGGAATGTCTGCGGACAATTTGACACCTACTTAAAGAAGATAGAGCGCACCCTGCATGTGACCATGATTGCCAGGGACGGCGAAATAAAAATCATCGGGCCCGAGAAAACCATAGGCCAGGCAAAAAGCGTGTTCAACAACCTGATTGAACTGTCCAAGCGGGGCAATACCATCACGGAACAGAACGTGGACTATGCCCTGTCCCTGTCTTTCACGGAGAATGACGGGCAGATTTTGGAGATTGACAAGGACATCATATGCCGGACCATATCCGGCAAGCCGGTGAAGCCAAAGACGCTGGGGCAGAAGCATTATGTGGATGCTATCCGCAAGAAGATGATTGTGTTCGGCATCGGACCGGCCGGCACAGGAAAGACGTATCTTGCCATGGCCATGGCTATCCAGGCGTTTAAGAACGGCGAGGTGGGGCGCATTATCCTTACCAGGCCGGCCATTGAGGCCGGTGAAAAGCTGGGATTTTTGCCGGGCGATCTCCAGAGCAAGATTGACCCGTATCTTCGCCCTCTTTATGACGCCCTGTACCAGATTATGGGGGCGGAAAGCTATCTTAACAATTCGGAGAAGGGGCTGATTGAGGTGGCGCCCCTGGCCTACATGAGAGGAAGAACACTGGACAATGCTTATATCATCCTGGATGAGGCCCAGAACACCACCCCGGCCCAGATGAAGATGTTCCTTACCAGAATCGGTTTTGGTTCCAAGGTTATCATAACAGGAGACCAGACCCAGAAGGACCTTCCGGGAGGCGCGGTTTCCGGTCTGGATACGGCCCTTAAGGTGCTGAAACGAATTGACGACATTGGGTTCTGTTACCTGACCAGTTCCGATGTGGTGCGTCATCCGTTGGTGCAGAAAATTGTACAGGCCTATGAGACATATGAACAAAAGAATACCCCGCCTGCAGGACGGCGCAGGATACGGGAGCGGAATTAA
- a CDS encoding sporulation protein YqfD — protein MIEWLLHNWEGYVRLRLHGYSPERFLNLCNARGLEVWGLICNRDGDYEFFMTVEGYRRVKPLVRKAQVRLHITGRYGLPFFIYRYRKRWYYGAGIMAFFMVLYVMSLFIWDIQFEGNYRYTYDTLVRFLDTQDIDYGMLKARINCEDLEASMRTSFPEITWVSARVSGTRLLIHIKENEVLSTIPEKDETPCDIVASQPGVITSMVVRQGVAQVCVGDEVEEGQVLVSGRVPIIGDNEEEINAYMVHADADIVARTVKQYEKTFPLLHQERVHTGRRRRGWYMKAGAWSFTFLTPVRGQGEWDYSMEEKQLRLFSNFYLPVYMGAIQGREMAAYERNYREDELKELSKAINYQFVKNLEEKGVQILENNDRIETSVSECRLTGELVTEESIVKTQPAAEPDMNSGGEPGEKPEETITAE, from the coding sequence TTGATTGAATGGCTGTTACATAATTGGGAAGGATATGTAAGACTCCGTCTTCACGGCTATTCACCGGAACGTTTCCTGAATCTCTGCAATGCCAGGGGTCTGGAGGTATGGGGACTGATATGCAACCGGGACGGGGATTATGAGTTTTTTATGACTGTGGAAGGATACCGCCGGGTGAAGCCCCTGGTGCGCAAGGCGCAGGTAAGGCTGCACATTACCGGCCGTTACGGCCTCCCATTTTTTATTTACAGGTACAGGAAGCGCTGGTATTACGGTGCCGGAATCATGGCCTTTTTCATGGTGCTTTATGTTATGTCCCTGTTTATCTGGGATATCCAGTTTGAGGGCAATTACAGGTATACCTACGATACTCTGGTCCGTTTTCTGGACACACAGGACATTGATTACGGCATGCTAAAGGCCAGGATTAACTGCGAGGATCTGGAAGCCTCCATGCGCACAAGCTTTCCCGAGATCACCTGGGTATCTGCCCGTGTTTCCGGCACGAGACTGCTCATCCACATCAAGGAAAACGAGGTGCTGTCCACTATCCCTGAGAAGGACGAGACACCCTGCGACATTGTGGCGTCCCAGCCGGGAGTCATCACCTCCATGGTGGTACGCCAGGGCGTTGCCCAGGTTTGCGTAGGGGACGAGGTGGAGGAGGGACAGGTACTGGTCAGCGGACGGGTGCCCATTATCGGCGACAACGAGGAGGAAATCAATGCCTACATGGTTCACGCGGATGCGGATATTGTGGCCAGGACTGTCAAGCAATATGAGAAAACATTTCCCCTGCTGCATCAGGAACGGGTCCACACAGGACGCAGGCGGAGAGGATGGTACATGAAAGCCGGGGCATGGTCCTTTACCTTTCTGACCCCGGTGAGGGGACAGGGGGAGTGGGATTATTCCATGGAGGAAAAACAGCTCAGGCTGTTTTCCAATTTCTATCTGCCTGTCTATATGGGCGCCATACAGGGCCGGGAAATGGCAGCCTATGAGAGAAATTACAGGGAGGATGAGCTAAAAGAGCTGTCTAAAGCCATAAATTACCAGTTTGTCAAAAATTTAGAGGAAAAGGGGGTACAAATTCTTGAAAATAATGATAGAATAGAAACAAGTGTTTCTGAATGCCGTCTGACAGGTGAACTCGTGACGGAGGAATCCATTGTTAAGACACAGCCGGCAGCGGAGCCTGATATGAATTCCGGCGGAGAGCCGGGAGAAAAACCAGAGGAGACAATAACTGCTGAATGA
- a CDS encoding YabP/YqfC family sporulation protein, whose product MSWEPKKTAVSALGLPRDVILGDVLISFVGRSQVNVENYRSILIYTDTLIKLQARNCRVVIHGARLKIDYYTAEEMKITGQIGSLEFET is encoded by the coding sequence ATGTCATGGGAACCAAAGAAAACAGCCGTATCCGCACTGGGGCTGCCCCGGGACGTGATTCTGGGAGATGTGCTTATAAGCTTTGTGGGCAGGAGCCAGGTGAATGTGGAAAATTACAGGAGCATCCTGATTTACACGGATACCCTGATTAAGCTCCAGGCCAGGAACTGCAGGGTGGTGATTCACGGAGCCCGCTTAAAGATTGATTATTATACGGCGGAGGAGATGAAGATAACCGGCCAGATCGGTTCTTTGGAATTTGAAACGTAA
- a CDS encoding DUF4397 domain-containing protein: protein MNNQSYHTDRMSEYPDTLLTAAELGEADVPVTPLPNPGEGGPVDSGDNQNNGANVPVIPLPNPGEGGPVYSGGNQNNGANVPVIPLPNPGEGGPVYSGSRPGFPPIFRPIFPGNSGSVTVIPGITFPCYNCTATSFGRVRILNASTGYQPFYVYLGNWMVASSLGNGDITGYVQSASGTQTVTVSGANGYVYIQKTVQVRSSASMTIAIINTASGLDIMEISDISCNAPSGSSCLRACNLSLNLGPFDVSIGNQNSSYTAFSNVRYREVTPYTSFYPGWYQLYISRTGSYPNTSVAATSANMSANTSYTLYIFNAPNATEGLKTLVVSN from the coding sequence ATGAACAATCAGTCCTATCATACAGACAGAATGAGTGAGTATCCGGACACTCTCCTGACCGCGGCAGAGCTGGGGGAAGCCGATGTTCCCGTGACTCCCCTTCCCAATCCGGGCGAGGGCGGTCCTGTGGACAGCGGCGACAATCAGAATAACGGTGCCAATGTCCCTGTCATCCCCCTTCCCAATCCGGGTGAGGGCGGCCCTGTGTACAGCGGCGGCAATCAGAATAACGGTGCCAATGTCCCTGTCATCCCCCTTCCCAATCCAGGTGAAGGCGGTCCTGTGTACAGCGGCAGCCGTCCCGGCTTTCCTCCTATCTTCCGGCCTATTTTCCCCGGAAACAGCGGCTCTGTCACCGTGATACCCGGCATCACCTTCCCATGCTACAACTGTACCGCCACCAGCTTCGGCAGGGTACGCATCCTCAATGCTTCCACCGGGTACCAGCCGTTTTACGTGTACCTTGGCAACTGGATGGTGGCAAGCAGCCTGGGGAACGGGGATATAACAGGCTACGTCCAGTCTGCCTCCGGCACCCAGACCGTCACCGTGTCAGGAGCCAACGGCTATGTGTACATTCAGAAGACAGTACAGGTGCGCTCCTCCGCCTCCATGACCATTGCCATCATCAATACGGCAAGCGGCCTGGACATCATGGAAATATCCGACATTTCCTGCAACGCGCCTTCAGGCTCCAGCTGTCTGCGGGCCTGCAACCTGTCACTGAACCTGGGGCCCTTCGACGTATCCATCGGCAATCAGAACTCCTCCTACACTGCTTTCAGCAATGTACGCTACAGGGAAGTGACCCCTTACACCAGCTTCTACCCGGGATGGTATCAGCTCTATATCTCCAGGACCGGCTCCTACCCCAACACTTCCGTGGCAGCCACCTCCGCCAACATGAGCGCCAACACATCCTATACTCTGTATATCTTCAATGCGCCAAACGCAACGGAAGGGTTGAAGACTTTGGTGGTGTCCAACTAG
- a CDS encoding YebC/PmpR family DNA-binding transcriptional regulator: protein MSGHSKFANIKHKKERNDAAKGKIFTVIGREIAVAVKEGGADPANNSKLRDVIAKAKANNMPNDTIDRGIKKAAGDANSVNYETLTYEGYGPNGVAIIVDTLTDNKNRTAANVRSAFTKGGGNVGTPGSVSYMFDKKGQIIIDKEECGMDPDELMMLALDAGAEDFSEEEDSYEVVTAPEDFSVVREALEAQSIPMMQADVTMIPQTWVELTDEDDIKKLNRTLDLLDEDDDVQAVYHNWDE, encoded by the coding sequence ATGTCAGGACATTCAAAGTTTGCCAACATTAAGCATAAGAAAGAGCGCAACGACGCTGCCAAGGGCAAGATTTTCACTGTCATCGGCCGTGAGATTGCAGTCGCTGTAAAAGAGGGCGGAGCAGATCCTGCCAACAACAGTAAGCTGAGGGACGTTATCGCCAAGGCAAAGGCCAACAACATGCCCAATGATACCATTGACCGCGGCATCAAAAAGGCGGCAGGCGATGCCAATTCCGTGAACTACGAGACCCTTACATACGAGGGATACGGCCCCAACGGCGTGGCTATTATCGTGGATACACTGACCGACAACAAGAACCGCACGGCTGCCAATGTGAGGAGCGCCTTCACCAAGGGCGGCGGCAACGTAGGCACACCGGGAAGCGTGTCCTATATGTTTGATAAAAAGGGACAGATTATCATCGACAAGGAAGAATGCGGCATGGATCCGGACGAACTGATGATGCTTGCCCTGGACGCGGGAGCAGAGGATTTCTCCGAGGAGGAGGACAGCTACGAGGTCGTTACGGCGCCTGAGGATTTCAGCGTTGTGCGCGAGGCACTGGAGGCCCAGAGCATTCCCATGATGCAGGCGGATGTGACCATGATTCCCCAGACATGGGTGGAGCTGACCGATGAGGATGATATTAAGAAGTTAAACCGTACACTGGATTTGCTGGATGAGGATGACGATGTCCAGGCCGTGTACCATAACTGGGATGAATAA
- a CDS encoding MATE family efflux transporter, with protein sequence MMQLIESTKEMFRDSRFLRKALMIACPVALQGMLNTVVNLADTLMIGTMGATAIAAVGLANKFFFVFSLLVFGIVSGSGVLAAQFWGNGDLRSIRKVLGLSILLALTGALFFVVPALMSPQSVMRIFTTSHDSVELGAKYLKIAVLTYPFLAMTNVYVAILRAVNKVIFPVISSCIAILINICLNYVLIFGKFGAPAMGVSGAAVATLIARTIEIVLILGYVYGKKLPVACGLRELFGWSGLFISQFFRTSAPVIANEFMWGLGTTMYSLAYGRMGDEAVAAITIATTIQDILVVLFQGLSAATAVILGNELGAGHLKRAEKYAVHFFILQFIATVGVAVVLIGIRRPIISLYNITPEVARNVSLCILIFAAYMPAKMFNYVNVVGVLRSGGDTKMCLFLDTSGVWFIGVPLAFLGALVWRLPIYTVYALVMTEEVYKAVLGYIRYRQKKWLRNLAAEVG encoded by the coding sequence ATGATGCAGTTAATAGAGAGTACGAAGGAGATGTTTCGTGACAGCAGATTTTTAAGGAAGGCGCTTATGATTGCCTGTCCCGTGGCTCTGCAGGGAATGCTTAACACAGTGGTAAACCTGGCGGATACCCTGATGATTGGCACCATGGGGGCCACAGCCATAGCGGCAGTGGGACTGGCCAATAAGTTCTTCTTTGTTTTTTCGCTTCTGGTATTCGGAATTGTCAGCGGAAGCGGCGTACTGGCGGCCCAGTTCTGGGGAAACGGCGATTTAAGGAGCATACGGAAGGTCCTGGGGCTTTCCATCCTTCTGGCCCTGACAGGGGCCTTGTTCTTCGTTGTGCCGGCCCTTATGTCACCCCAATCCGTCATGCGCATATTTACCACCAGCCATGACAGCGTGGAGCTGGGGGCAAAGTATTTAAAGATAGCGGTTTTAACCTACCCCTTTCTTGCCATGACCAATGTATATGTGGCCATACTCAGGGCGGTGAACAAGGTTATATTCCCTGTCATAAGCAGCTGTATAGCCATTTTGATTAATATCTGCCTGAATTATGTGCTGATTTTCGGAAAGTTCGGCGCACCGGCCATGGGAGTGTCCGGCGCGGCCGTGGCCACCCTTATAGCAAGGACGATTGAGATTGTGCTGATTCTGGGGTACGTGTACGGAAAAAAGCTTCCGGTGGCCTGCGGACTCAGGGAGCTGTTTGGCTGGAGCGGCCTGTTCATCAGCCAGTTTTTCAGGACGTCAGCACCTGTCATTGCCAATGAGTTTATGTGGGGGCTGGGCACTACCATGTATTCCCTGGCCTACGGGCGCATGGGAGACGAGGCCGTGGCGGCCATCACCATCGCCACCACCATTCAGGATATCCTGGTGGTGCTGTTTCAGGGCCTGAGCGCGGCCACTGCCGTTATCCTGGGCAATGAGCTGGGGGCGGGCCATCTCAAACGGGCGGAGAAGTATGCGGTGCATTTCTTTATCCTCCAGTTCATTGCCACGGTAGGCGTGGCTGTGGTGCTGATTGGAATTCGGCGGCCCATCATCAGCCTTTACAACATCACGCCTGAGGTGGCCCGGAACGTAAGCCTGTGCATCCTGATTTTTGCGGCCTACATGCCGGCGAAGATGTTTAATTATGTCAATGTGGTGGGCGTGTTGAGAAGCGGAGGCGATACCAAGATGTGTCTGTTCCTTGATACCAGCGGCGTGTGGTTTATCGGCGTACCCCTGGCGTTTTTGGGAGCCCTGGTGTGGAGGCTGCCTATTTATACAGTGTATGCGCTGGTGATGACGGAAGAGGTATATAAGGCTGTGCTGGGATATATACGGTACAGGCAGAAAAAGTGGCTCAGAAACCTGGCGGCGGAGGTGGGGTGA
- a CDS encoding hemolysin family protein, with the protein MDDGYPPVSILILIGFILLEAMFYGFGSAIQNVNEGKLEEEAAGGNKKAARLLEIVNRPVRFVHTIQVTTHLMGMIIGAAILPAMIGMVERRFLLGKVLAWAEPAQLMAMSGTPWYRNPSWWQWAGVLALVTVFVLVLVISFGIIIPKRLAAKEPEKWGYHMLPVVLFFAGVFLPLTRLITLISSLVLKPFGVDLADDDGNVTEEDIMSMVNEGHEQGVLEADETEMITNIFELGDKEAADIMTHRTNMTALDGSMSLKEAVDFILNEGVNTRYPVYGEDIDDIIGILHMRDAMAFAEKEENRDRMIKDIPGLLREANFIPETRNIDTLFKEMQSRKIHMEIVVDEYGQTAGLLTMEDILEEIVGNIMDEYDEEEDFIQAMEDGTFVMSGLTPLEDVMETLDIELPEEDSDTYDTLNGYLVSRLDRIPQEGENPQVEFGGWLFEVERAGNKMIESVRVVPVPEGGKAADSGKESVEEKYDAVNREYEGDVS; encoded by the coding sequence ATGGACGATGGTTATCCACCTGTCAGTATCCTCATATTGATAGGATTTATTCTTCTGGAGGCAATGTTTTACGGTTTTGGTTCGGCAATACAGAATGTGAATGAGGGGAAGCTGGAAGAAGAGGCGGCCGGGGGGAATAAAAAGGCCGCGCGCCTGTTAGAGATAGTGAACCGTCCCGTGCGGTTTGTCCATACCATCCAGGTCACTACCCATCTGATGGGTATGATTATAGGAGCGGCAATCCTTCCTGCCATGATTGGTATGGTGGAGCGCAGGTTCCTTCTGGGAAAGGTGCTGGCCTGGGCAGAACCGGCCCAGTTGATGGCGATGTCGGGTACGCCGTGGTACAGGAATCCGTCCTGGTGGCAGTGGGCGGGGGTTCTGGCCCTGGTCACCGTATTTGTCCTGGTGCTGGTCATCAGCTTCGGCATCATCATACCGAAACGTCTGGCGGCCAAGGAGCCTGAAAAGTGGGGATACCATATGCTTCCGGTTGTGCTCTTTTTCGCGGGGGTATTTCTGCCCCTGACACGCCTGATTACGTTGATTTCTTCCCTGGTGCTTAAGCCCTTTGGGGTGGACCTGGCGGATGACGACGGCAACGTCACAGAGGAGGATATCATGTCTATGGTCAATGAGGGCCATGAACAGGGCGTCCTGGAAGCGGATGAGACAGAGATGATAACCAATATCTTTGAGCTGGGGGACAAGGAAGCCGCGGATATCATGACGCACCGCACCAACATGACGGCCCTGGACGGCAGCATGAGCCTTAAGGAAGCAGTGGATTTCATCCTGAATGAGGGCGTAAATACCCGGTATCCTGTATACGGGGAGGACATAGATGATATCATCGGCATACTCCACATGCGCGATGCCATGGCCTTTGCGGAAAAGGAAGAGAACAGGGACAGGATGATTAAGGACATACCCGGCCTTTTGAGGGAAGCCAATTTCATACCTGAGACAAGGAACATAGACACCCTTTTCAAGGAGATGCAGTCCCGCAAGATCCACATGGAAATCGTGGTGGACGAGTACGGACAGACTGCCGGTCTTCTCACCATGGAGGATATACTGGAAGAAATCGTGGGCAACATCATGGATGAATACGATGAGGAAGAGGATTTCATACAGGCCATGGAGGATGGCACCTTTGTCATGAGCGGTCTTACGCCGTTGGAAGATGTGATGGAGACCCTGGATATTGAACTGCCGGAGGAGGACAGTGACACCTATGACACCCTGAACGGATATCTGGTCTCGCGGCTGGATCGCATCCCTCAGGAAGGGGAGAATCCCCAGGTGGAATTCGGCGGCTGGCTCTTTGAAGTGGAGCGGGCCGGTAATAAGATGATAGAGAGCGTCCGGGTCGTTCCTGTGCCGGAAGGCGGGAAGGCTGCGGACAGCGGGAAAGAATCGGTGGAAGAGAAGTATGATGCAGTTAATAGAGAGTACGAAGGAGATGTTTCGTGA
- a CDS encoding type II toxin-antitoxin system PemK/MazF family toxin, producing the protein MIIRRGDIYYADLRPVVGSEQGGVRPVLIIQNDVGNKHSPTVICAAITSRMNKAKLPTHVELPTRRCAMIKDSVILLEQLRTIDKQRLKEKICHIDEELQQKVDEALMISLELRT; encoded by the coding sequence GTGATTATCAGACGTGGAGATATTTATTATGCGGATTTGCGGCCGGTGGTGGGATCGGAACAGGGGGGAGTGCGCCCTGTGCTGATTATTCAGAATGACGTGGGAAACAAGCACAGCCCCACGGTCATATGTGCGGCTATTACTTCCAGGATGAACAAAGCCAAGCTGCCCACCCATGTGGAGCTGCCCACCAGACGCTGTGCCATGATTAAGGATTCGGTCATTCTCCTGGAACAGCTGCGGACCATTGACAAACAGAGACTGAAGGAGAAAATCTGTCATATTGATGAGGAACTGCAGCAGAAGGTGGATGAGGCCCTTATGATTAGCCTGGAACTGCGTACATAA
- the alr gene encoding alanine racemase, with translation MNSYSRVYAAIDLDAVESNMRAMKDSLPPSTSMIGVVKADGYGHGAVPVARTIEPYVEGYAVAAIDEAVILRRHGIQKMILVLGVTHESRFGDLVRYDIRPAMFRYEEAGKLSEAAVKNGARANIHLAVDTGMSRIGMTPDEASADEAARIARLPGIRIEGMFTHFARADEADKAFYEAQYKKYRDFCEMLHSRGVDIPIRHCSNSAGIVEGLDSNGLDMVRAGISIYGLYPSDEVVRDRVKLVPAMELKSFITYIKTIEPGTSVSYGGTFVADRPTRVATIPVGYGDGYPRNLSNKGAVLIRGKRAGILGRICMDQFMADVTDIPEAAEGDQVTLIGKDGEECITVEELARVGGGFHYEIICGIGKRVPRVYLRDGKAIGQKDYFNDIYEGFGYM, from the coding sequence ATGAATTCTTACAGCAGAGTTTACGCAGCCATTGACCTGGATGCGGTGGAATCCAATATGAGGGCAATGAAGGACAGCCTTCCTCCTTCCACTTCCATGATAGGGGTGGTAAAGGCCGACGGGTACGGACACGGGGCGGTTCCGGTGGCCAGAACCATTGAGCCTTATGTGGAAGGGTATGCGGTGGCAGCCATTGACGAGGCGGTTATTCTGCGCCGCCACGGCATCCAGAAAATGATTCTGGTACTGGGGGTGACCCATGAGAGCCGTTTTGGGGATTTGGTCCGGTACGATATACGCCCCGCCATGTTCCGCTATGAGGAGGCCGGAAAATTATCAGAAGCAGCTGTAAAAAACGGCGCCAGGGCAAACATCCATCTGGCGGTGGATACGGGCATGAGCCGGATTGGAATGACGCCGGATGAGGCGTCGGCGGACGAGGCGGCCAGGATAGCCAGGCTTCCCGGAATCCGCATCGAGGGTATGTTTACCCATTTTGCCAGGGCAGACGAGGCGGATAAGGCATTTTATGAGGCGCAGTATAAGAAATACAGGGATTTCTGTGAAATGCTCCACAGCAGGGGCGTGGATATCCCGATCCGCCACTGCTCCAACAGCGCCGGCATCGTGGAGGGGCTGGACTCCAACGGACTGGATATGGTGCGTGCCGGAATCTCCATTTACGGCCTGTACCCCTCAGACGAGGTGGTCCGGGACAGGGTGAAGCTGGTTCCTGCCATGGAGCTTAAGAGCTTTATCACATACATAAAGACCATTGAACCAGGTACGTCCGTGAGCTATGGCGGCACCTTTGTGGCGGACCGTCCCACGCGTGTGGCCACCATTCCTGTGGGATACGGGGACGGTTATCCGCGAAACCTCTCCAACAAGGGCGCGGTGCTCATACGGGGAAAACGGGCCGGGATCCTTGGAAGGATATGCATGGACCAGTTTATGGCAGATGTCACGGACATCCCGGAGGCGGCGGAAGGCGACCAGGTGACCCTGATTGGAAAGGATGGGGAGGAATGTATCACGGTGGAGGAACTGGCCCGTGTGGGCGGCGGTTTCCACTATGAAATCATCTGCGGAATCGGAAAACGGGTTCCCAGAGTCTACCTGCGGGACGGGAAGGCCATTGGGCAAAAGGATTACTTTAACGATATTTACGAGGGCTTTGGATATATGTAA